Proteins from a genomic interval of Mesobacillus sp. S13:
- the ftsE gene encoding cell division ATP-binding protein FtsE, with the protein MIDMQDVYKTYSNGIVAANGINVHIDAGEFLYVVGPSGAGKSTFIKMMYREVKPSQGSIIINGVNLAKLKDSKVPLLRRNIGVVFQDFKLLNTLSVYENVAFAMEVIEESPQYIKKRVMETLELVGLKHKARALPTELSGGEQQRVAIARSIVNAPKVVIADEPTGNLDPDTSWEIMNIFEEINMRGTTIVMATHNKEIVNTIKHRVIAIENGRIARDEMKGEYGYES; encoded by the coding sequence ATGATAGATATGCAAGATGTGTATAAGACCTATTCCAATGGCATCGTAGCTGCTAATGGGATTAATGTTCATATAGATGCAGGTGAATTTTTATACGTAGTAGGGCCTAGCGGCGCTGGAAAATCTACTTTTATCAAAATGATGTACCGTGAAGTAAAACCTTCTCAAGGTTCAATCATTATAAATGGTGTTAATCTGGCAAAGCTAAAGGACAGCAAAGTACCATTGCTGCGTCGAAATATTGGCGTAGTGTTCCAGGACTTCAAATTGCTGAACACTCTTTCAGTCTATGAAAATGTTGCTTTTGCAATGGAAGTTATCGAGGAATCGCCTCAATATATCAAAAAGCGAGTCATGGAAACCCTGGAACTGGTAGGGCTGAAACACAAAGCAAGAGCACTTCCTACTGAGCTGTCAGGCGGGGAGCAGCAACGTGTTGCCATCGCTCGTTCAATCGTGAACGCACCAAAAGTGGTGATTGCTGATGAGCCAACTGGTAACCTTGATCCGGATACTTCATGGGAAATCATGAACATATTTGAAGAAATCAATATGAGGGGAACCACAATCGTCATGGCCACCCATAACAAAGAAATCGTCAACACAATCAAGCATCGCGTCATCGCGATCGAGAACGGCAGAATTGCCCGTGACGAAATGAAAGGTGAATACGGATATGAAAGCTAG
- a CDS encoding Ger(x)C family spore germination protein, whose protein sequence is MQKTITRLTILLLVPILLIGCADPKTLERMGLITTIGYDLTEDGKILTTMVLLQIDPEAPQNFAVLTTKADTTKGARIKADLKSPKKLQSGQLRVALFSDEIVKKGLVTLADTLARDPAISDLTYLAVVEGNVNKMLNMENKKFSDISQLIYKELDQNIKGETIPSATLQEVMHDYYSDGIDPSMPILKVSNGEIQITGMALIKRDKMVGKIGIEDSFYLKLINDRYTAGSIEMSISNEGIKYLQQPEGTDKLVVVLDTIRSNSHINLINKEKLEFDLKIKLNTRLMEINQAVDLKNPANLKQIDKELSKKMEDDLGKFIAKTRELGTDPFGFGEIYRKSVRDSNMTAEKWHEMYPESKVNVKIDLEIVRTGVVE, encoded by the coding sequence ATGCAGAAAACCATCACTAGACTTACAATTTTGCTGCTAGTGCCCATTTTGCTCATCGGTTGTGCTGATCCAAAGACACTTGAGCGAATGGGATTGATTACAACCATTGGTTATGACCTTACGGAGGATGGGAAAATCCTAACTACAATGGTGTTGCTCCAGATCGATCCCGAAGCTCCACAAAATTTTGCTGTCCTTACCACGAAAGCGGATACCACCAAAGGGGCAAGAATCAAGGCTGACCTGAAGAGCCCAAAAAAGTTGCAATCCGGCCAGCTGCGGGTTGCCCTTTTCAGTGATGAAATCGTCAAGAAAGGACTTGTCACTCTGGCTGACACCCTTGCAAGGGATCCTGCCATCAGTGATCTTACTTATTTAGCTGTTGTTGAAGGAAATGTGAATAAAATGCTAAATATGGAAAATAAGAAGTTTTCAGATATAAGCCAGCTGATTTATAAAGAATTGGACCAAAACATCAAAGGCGAAACCATTCCTTCAGCAACACTGCAGGAAGTCATGCATGATTACTATTCTGATGGTATCGATCCATCTATGCCGATCTTAAAAGTGAGCAATGGGGAAATTCAAATCACCGGCATGGCCTTGATTAAAAGAGACAAGATGGTCGGTAAAATCGGCATCGAAGATTCATTTTATTTAAAATTGATCAACGACCGCTATACTGCTGGTTCGATTGAAATGTCAATCAGCAATGAGGGAATAAAATATCTTCAGCAACCGGAAGGAACTGATAAGTTAGTCGTTGTTTTAGACACGATAAGAAGCAACAGCCATATCAATCTCATTAACAAAGAAAAGCTTGAATTTGATTTAAAAATAAAGCTGAACACAAGGCTAATGGAAATCAACCAGGCGGTGGACCTCAAGAATCCAGCCAATCTGAAGCAAATCGATAAAGAACTGAGCAAAAAAATGGAAGATGATTTAGGAAAATTCATCGCAAAAACAAGAGAACTCGGTACAGACCCCTTCGGCTTTGGAGAAATTTATCGTAAAAGCGTCAGAGATTCAAACATGACGGCCGAGAAATGGCACGAGATGTATCCCGAAAGCAAAGTCAATGTGAAGATTGATTTGGAGATTGTTAGGACCGGGGTAGTGGAGTAG
- a CDS encoding murein hydrolase activator EnvC family protein: MKKQILSLAVVSTLSLGSLLSPLSINQATAASISEMQKQKNELKNQRSGINAEINEKKSQIGELQNEQQALNDQIKKLDFAVNDAEEKIAAKNAEIAQTTEEIELLKGEIAELVKRIDQRNELLKDKARSLQENGSTVNYIDVLLGANSFSDFIDRVSAVTTIVQADKGILEQHARDKEELETKQQEVETKLNNLKEMKKDLEALTVKLNAQIKQKNELMSTLKHEEEQMHAEAMEMEEEAKLLKEQEAAMVQAIELEKKRQAEKARQAELERQRKAAAAAAAKSSGGSSSTPDPEPVVSEPPSSGGMIIMPASGRVTSGIGQRWGTFHAGVDIANRGANVPIYAAADGVVIRSYYSSSYGNAIFVAHSINGQTWTTVYAHMSNRQVSNGQVVSRGQRIGTMGNTGQSYGQHLHFELHKGSWNASKSNAVNPAAYW, from the coding sequence GTGAAAAAGCAGATACTCTCACTAGCAGTAGTCAGTACTTTAAGCCTGGGTTCTTTGCTTAGCCCATTATCAATAAACCAAGCAACAGCAGCAAGCATTTCGGAAATGCAAAAACAGAAAAATGAACTGAAAAATCAACGTTCTGGAATTAATGCTGAAATAAATGAGAAAAAGTCTCAAATCGGCGAGCTGCAGAACGAGCAGCAGGCACTGAATGACCAAATCAAGAAGCTTGATTTTGCCGTTAATGATGCCGAAGAGAAAATCGCAGCAAAGAATGCTGAAATTGCGCAGACAACTGAAGAAATTGAGCTACTAAAGGGCGAAATTGCTGAATTGGTAAAGCGTATTGATCAACGTAATGAACTGTTAAAGGACAAGGCACGCTCCCTTCAGGAAAATGGAAGTACAGTAAACTATATTGACGTATTGCTCGGAGCAAATAGCTTCAGTGACTTCATTGACCGGGTGAGCGCTGTCACGACAATTGTACAAGCTGACAAGGGCATTCTTGAACAGCATGCAAGGGATAAAGAAGAACTTGAAACGAAGCAACAAGAAGTAGAAACCAAGCTTAATAACCTTAAAGAAATGAAAAAAGATCTTGAGGCTTTGACGGTTAAGCTGAATGCACAAATCAAGCAAAAGAATGAGCTTATGAGCACTCTTAAGCATGAAGAAGAGCAGATGCATGCGGAAGCAATGGAGATGGAAGAAGAAGCAAAGCTTCTAAAAGAACAGGAAGCTGCAATGGTTCAGGCTATTGAGTTGGAGAAAAAGCGTCAAGCTGAAAAAGCAAGACAAGCAGAACTTGAAAGACAAAGGAAAGCAGCAGCAGCAGCGGCAGCTAAGAGCAGTGGAGGAAGCAGTTCAACTCCAGATCCAGAACCAGTTGTATCAGAACCACCGTCTTCAGGCGGGATGATTATCATGCCGGCAAGCGGTCGCGTCACTTCTGGAATTGGCCAGCGCTGGGGTACTTTCCATGCGGGAGTCGATATTGCCAACCGAGGAGCTAATGTACCTATTTATGCAGCGGCAGACGGAGTTGTCATTCGTTCTTATTACTCTTCCAGCTATGGAAATGCTATATTTGTCGCGCACTCAATCAATGGACAAACATGGACGACTGTATATGCACATATGAGCAATCGTCAAGTAAGCAATGGGCAAGTAGTATCAAGAGGTCAGCGTATAGGAACAATGGGTAACACAGGACAATCATACGGCCAGCACTTGCACTTCGAGCTTCATAAAGGCTCTTGGAATGCGTCTAAATCAAACGCTGTTAATCCAGCTGCATACTGGTAA
- a CDS encoding S41 family peptidase, with translation MERKWIPILMAGSLLTGAGSTYAGMQWYESKAGVLERQIVPLKNQVGAHAGDASSLEKVEQAYSLIFNSYVEKVEEDELIEGAIQGMLSKLEDPYSVYMDKETAKQFNETLESSFEGIGAEVSTVDGKIVIVSPFKNSPAEKAGLKPNDQILKVDGESIEGLDLYEATLKIRGKKGTPVMLEIERKGLKDPLQVKVIRDEIPQITVHADMKKVNGEKIGYMEITSFSEDTSKEFNKELKAFEKEGMDALLIDVRGNPGGLLSSVEEILRELIPKTKPLYQIEERSGDKTRYFSNLEKAKQYRVAVLTDDGSASASEILAGALKEAGGYPVIGEKTFGKGTVQQAVPMGDGSNIKLTLFKWLTPDGNWIHKKGIEPTVEVNQPALYDTHPIQAEKPLKLDMNNEQVKNAQEILAGLGFEPGRTDGYYSGMTEMAVKAFQRKNDMTVTGVIDAKTATSLEDAAREAMKQEENDLQLQTALRLLAK, from the coding sequence ATGGAACGTAAGTGGATTCCCATTTTGATGGCGGGCTCGCTGCTGACTGGAGCGGGGAGTACATACGCCGGCATGCAATGGTATGAAAGCAAGGCGGGGGTTCTGGAACGCCAAATCGTGCCTCTGAAAAATCAGGTGGGTGCACATGCTGGCGATGCTAGCAGTCTCGAAAAAGTCGAGCAGGCATACAGTTTAATTTTTAACAGTTACGTTGAAAAGGTGGAAGAAGATGAGCTGATAGAAGGCGCAATCCAGGGCATGCTTTCAAAGCTGGAGGATCCTTATTCTGTCTATATGGACAAGGAGACGGCCAAACAATTCAACGAGACGCTGGAGTCGTCTTTTGAAGGGATTGGTGCAGAGGTCAGTACGGTCGATGGAAAAATTGTGATCGTTTCTCCTTTTAAAAATTCACCCGCAGAGAAGGCGGGGCTGAAGCCGAATGATCAAATTTTAAAGGTCGATGGCGAGAGTATAGAGGGATTGGATTTATATGAAGCGACGTTGAAGATTCGTGGTAAAAAAGGGACTCCTGTTATGCTGGAAATTGAGCGTAAAGGCTTGAAAGATCCGCTTCAGGTGAAAGTGATTCGCGACGAAATCCCGCAGATTACCGTCCATGCCGACATGAAAAAGGTGAATGGCGAGAAGATTGGCTATATGGAGATTACCTCTTTTTCGGAGGATACATCCAAGGAATTCAATAAGGAACTTAAGGCCTTTGAAAAAGAAGGAATGGATGCGCTGCTGATCGATGTGCGCGGCAATCCTGGGGGGCTGCTCTCCAGTGTCGAAGAAATTCTGCGTGAGCTTATTCCTAAAACGAAACCACTTTACCAAATCGAGGAACGCAGCGGGGATAAGACTCGTTATTTCTCCAATCTGGAAAAAGCGAAACAATATCGTGTTGCGGTGTTAACAGACGATGGCAGTGCATCTGCATCGGAAATTCTGGCTGGGGCATTGAAGGAAGCAGGCGGCTATCCAGTCATTGGCGAAAAGACCTTCGGCAAAGGGACAGTCCAGCAGGCTGTGCCGATGGGGGATGGCAGCAATATCAAGCTGACGCTGTTCAAATGGCTGACGCCGGATGGCAATTGGATCCATAAAAAAGGCATCGAGCCAACTGTCGAGGTCAATCAGCCGGCACTGTATGATACCCATCCCATCCAGGCTGAAAAGCCGCTCAAGCTCGATATGAATAACGAGCAGGTCAAAAACGCCCAGGAAATCCTCGCTGGTCTCGGATTTGAGCCGGGCCGTACTGATGGCTACTACAGCGGCATGACCGAAATGGCCGTCAAAGCATTCCAGCGGAAAAATGACATGACCGTAACAGGTGTCATTGATGCAAAAACAGCCACCTCACTCGAGGATGCAGCGAGAGAAGCGATGAAACAAGAAGAAAACGACTTACAGCTGCAGACCGCATTGAGGCTGCTGGCGAAATGA
- a CDS encoding PDZ domain-containing protein: MAQDWFIELLKGTGRLLLHPVFYYSFIIAAVLGVSRVRRERKNFTVRAQDAYFELRQLVSLGLLVGLVISIIVIAAGIAIPFAAIVLVATATLLLSLLTKVRLLTPAYTIGAAFFALIFLSGKEIDLPLAGDLFSTLDEKIYPSIAILLALLTIGEGFLILRNGKKGTSPKLKKSKRGQTVGVHEVKRLWVVPAFMLVPGSVLTLPFEWWPVFALGDNTYSLILVPFAIGMHQQVQGMLPKEAVQQLGSRVTGLGILITLIAAAGYWYPIASVAAVSLAIIGREALTLTQRMQEEGRPFYFSKKNHGVMILGILPESPADKMALGVGELVTKVNGTNVHDEQSFYEVLSRNRAHCKLEVLDTNGQIRFVQRALYEGDHHELGILFVQDEKKWDSEVV, from the coding sequence GTGGCACAGGATTGGTTCATTGAACTTTTGAAAGGGACGGGCAGGCTTCTGCTTCACCCTGTGTTCTATTATTCTTTTATTATAGCGGCGGTCCTTGGTGTTTCGCGTGTGAGGCGGGAACGGAAGAACTTCACGGTGCGGGCGCAGGATGCTTATTTTGAACTCAGGCAGCTGGTTTCGTTGGGATTGCTGGTGGGTCTCGTTATCTCCATCATTGTCATAGCGGCGGGAATTGCAATTCCATTTGCGGCCATTGTTTTGGTTGCCACAGCAACACTCCTGTTGAGTCTGCTAACAAAAGTCAGGCTGCTTACACCTGCCTATACGATCGGAGCGGCGTTTTTCGCATTAATCTTCCTATCAGGAAAGGAAATCGACCTTCCATTAGCAGGCGACTTATTCTCAACCCTTGATGAAAAAATCTATCCATCGATTGCAATTTTATTAGCATTATTGACGATTGGCGAAGGGTTCCTTATTTTACGAAATGGGAAAAAGGGGACTTCACCTAAATTGAAGAAGAGCAAGCGCGGCCAAACGGTTGGTGTTCATGAGGTTAAACGCCTGTGGGTGGTTCCGGCATTCATGCTTGTGCCGGGCAGTGTGCTGACGCTGCCATTCGAGTGGTGGCCAGTGTTCGCCCTTGGAGACAATACATATTCATTGATTCTTGTGCCGTTTGCGATCGGTATGCATCAGCAAGTCCAGGGGATGCTGCCTAAAGAAGCGGTCCAACAGCTGGGCAGCCGTGTAACAGGCCTCGGAATCCTGATTACACTGATAGCGGCAGCGGGTTACTGGTATCCAATCGCTTCCGTGGCTGCTGTGTCGCTCGCCATCATCGGGCGAGAAGCCCTGACTTTGACCCAGCGAATGCAAGAAGAGGGCAGGCCGTTCTATTTTTCGAAAAAGAACCATGGTGTGATGATTCTCGGTATCCTGCCAGAATCTCCTGCCGATAAAATGGCTCTTGGTGTAGGCGAGCTTGTCACAAAGGTCAATGGCACGAATGTTCATGATGAACAATCATTTTACGAGGTTTTGTCTCGGAATAGGGCGCATTGCAAGCTGGAAGTCCTCGATACGAACGGGCAGATTCGCTTCGTGCAAAGAGCGTTGTATGAAGGCGACCATCACGAATTAGGCATCCTTTTTGTACAGGATGAAAAGAAGTGGGACAGTGAAGTCGTGTAA
- the ftsX gene encoding permease-like cell division protein FtsX produces the protein MKARTFRRHVRESFKSLGRNGWMTFASVSAVTVTLLLVGVFFVIMMNLNKVATTIEEDVEIRVHVDVAANDKDKEVLEQQINQVSRIKSVTYSSKEQELKNLIESLGDEGEAFQLFEQDNPLNDVFVVKTKNPTDTMRVAKQIEKFNFVTSVKYGQGKVEKLFSFIKVSRNVGLVLIVGLLFTAMFLISNTIKITIMARRREIEIMRLVGATNGFIRWPFFLEGLWLGILGAVVPIGVVSAAYYYAYDFINDKLKDHFIKLLEFNPFVYQLSAILIIMGAAIGIWGSLMSVRKFLKV, from the coding sequence ATGAAAGCTAGAACATTCCGCCGCCACGTTCGTGAGAGCTTTAAAAGCTTGGGCCGAAACGGCTGGATGACATTCGCATCCGTAAGCGCCGTTACAGTTACCTTGCTTTTGGTCGGTGTCTTTTTCGTCATTATGATGAATTTAAATAAAGTTGCAACCACAATCGAGGAGGATGTAGAAATCCGAGTCCATGTGGATGTAGCTGCGAACGACAAAGATAAAGAGGTATTGGAGCAGCAAATAAACCAGGTTTCCAGGATCAAAAGTGTGACCTATTCTTCCAAGGAACAGGAGCTTAAGAACTTGATAGAAAGCCTGGGAGATGAAGGGGAAGCCTTTCAATTGTTTGAGCAAGACAATCCTTTGAACGATGTGTTCGTCGTAAAGACGAAAAATCCTACTGACACAATGAGAGTTGCCAAGCAAATTGAGAAATTTAATTTTGTCACTTCTGTAAAGTATGGACAAGGCAAGGTTGAAAAATTATTCAGTTTTATAAAAGTAAGCCGTAATGTCGGGCTCGTCTTGATTGTCGGATTGCTTTTCACCGCCATGTTCTTAATCTCTAATACAATAAAAATCACGATCATGGCACGCAGACGGGAAATTGAGATTATGAGACTTGTAGGTGCTACGAACGGTTTCATCAGATGGCCATTTTTCCTTGAAGGCCTCTGGCTTGGAATCCTTGGGGCAGTGGTGCCGATCGGAGTAGTTTCCGCAGCCTATTATTATGCTTACGACTTTATTAACGATAAGTTGAAAGACCATTTTATCAAACTTCTTGAATTTAATCCGTTTGTTTACCAGTTATCAGCAATCCTGATCATAATGGGAGCAGCAATTGGAATCTGGGGAAGTCTCATGTCCGTCCGTAAATTCTTGAAAGTGTAA
- a CDS encoding GerAB/ArcD/ProY family transporter: MKVLIEPKPHTMVNTFLLFFIVHSMQIGVGIQGYQRIIYLEAKHDAWISVILGGIATAIVGFVMVKTMDAYESSDLFGIQYDVMGRWIGNFLNFLFVLYFLGAFHIIVRNYIEVIQAWIFPEVPNWLLALTLVYLVYYGLNGGLRTIVGVSFFSVVLSLWLILMLAYPFQFANWNYLFPILESSLTEIAMGAKQMTFTAIGFEIILVIFPFLKEKEKVHKHMQLGLLFTTVLYLALMVVSLAYFSGGQLERTIWGTLSLFKIVRFPFIERFEYVAITFWILLVLPNLMLYLWAATRGVSRMLNKKEKKVGWILLAIIYLTLVYPLNRTQINMMNDYFAKGAFYLIFGYPFLLYAAVLIKKKFLRKKGGANAENHH, from the coding sequence ATGAAGGTGTTAATCGAGCCAAAACCTCATACAATGGTCAATACTTTCCTGCTGTTTTTTATTGTCCATTCCATGCAGATAGGTGTAGGCATTCAAGGCTACCAGCGAATCATCTATCTGGAAGCAAAGCATGACGCCTGGATCTCCGTTATCCTCGGCGGAATCGCCACTGCCATAGTCGGCTTTGTCATGGTGAAAACGATGGATGCCTATGAATCCTCAGACCTTTTTGGGATTCAATACGATGTAATGGGGAGATGGATTGGCAATTTCCTGAATTTCCTTTTCGTCCTGTACTTTCTTGGCGCCTTCCATATTATCGTCCGCAACTATATCGAAGTGATACAGGCATGGATTTTTCCAGAGGTACCTAACTGGCTTCTGGCCCTTACACTTGTCTACCTTGTGTACTACGGCCTGAACGGCGGGCTGCGGACAATTGTTGGCGTCAGTTTCTTCAGCGTGGTTTTATCTTTATGGCTGATCCTCATGCTCGCCTATCCATTTCAGTTTGCCAATTGGAATTATTTATTTCCGATACTGGAATCCAGCCTGACAGAAATCGCAATGGGAGCAAAACAAATGACCTTTACGGCAATCGGTTTTGAGATTATCCTGGTGATTTTTCCTTTTTTAAAAGAAAAGGAGAAGGTCCATAAACATATGCAGCTGGGCTTACTATTCACCACCGTTTTATATCTTGCGCTGATGGTCGTCTCCCTGGCTTATTTCAGCGGAGGCCAGCTGGAAAGGACGATATGGGGCACACTTTCACTTTTTAAAATCGTCCGATTTCCTTTTATTGAACGATTCGAGTATGTTGCGATCACCTTCTGGATCTTGCTGGTTCTCCCTAACCTCATGCTGTATTTGTGGGCAGCAACACGCGGAGTGTCAAGAATGCTGAATAAAAAGGAGAAGAAGGTCGGCTGGATACTGCTGGCCATTATCTATTTAACCCTGGTATATCCATTGAACAGGACCCAAATCAACATGATGAATGATTATTTTGCCAAAGGAGCATTTTATCTCATCTTTGGTTATCCATTTCTCCTTTATGCTGCTGTTTTAATCAAGAAGAAATTTTTAAGAAAAAAGGGTGGAGCCAATGCAGAAAACCATCACTAG
- a CDS encoding YitT family protein: MKKRRNHTINPTLEKLIEYVYVLIGSGIVAISFNVFLLPNRVASGGVSGISTILDATLGWEPAYVQWAFNIPLFIAGVVLLGRQYGYKTLAGTIFLPFIVFLTNDVKPWTLDPLLGSLFGGIGVGLGLGIVFRGNASTGGTDLAAQIIHKYTGLSLGTCVALIDGLIVLSAAIVFDIERGLYALIGLYVTSKTIDLVQVGIGRSKMAMVITNRQDEVREAILNKIDRGVTKLSAYGGYTDQERPIIMCVVDQTEFTKLKQLVQSIDPAAFVIVMDASEVLGEGFKRA; encoded by the coding sequence GTGAAAAAACGGCGAAATCATACGATAAATCCAACTTTAGAAAAGCTGATTGAATATGTGTATGTGTTGATAGGTTCTGGGATTGTGGCCATCTCGTTCAATGTGTTCTTGCTGCCAAACCGGGTTGCTTCTGGCGGGGTCAGTGGGATCAGTACGATTTTGGATGCAACGCTCGGCTGGGAACCTGCATATGTGCAGTGGGCATTTAATATACCTTTGTTCATCGCAGGGGTTGTTTTACTGGGGCGTCAATATGGGTATAAAACTCTTGCAGGGACCATTTTTCTTCCATTTATAGTCTTCCTGACTAATGATGTGAAGCCATGGACTCTTGATCCTTTGCTCGGATCGTTGTTCGGCGGTATTGGTGTCGGTCTGGGCCTTGGCATTGTTTTCAGAGGAAATGCATCGACTGGTGGAACCGATTTGGCTGCGCAGATCATCCATAAGTATACGGGGCTCTCACTTGGCACCTGTGTGGCGCTCATTGATGGACTGATTGTATTATCTGCAGCGATTGTATTCGATATTGAACGCGGTCTTTACGCTTTGATTGGGCTATATGTCACTAGTAAAACCATCGACCTTGTGCAGGTCGGTATCGGGCGCTCAAAGATGGCAATGGTCATTACGAACCGCCAGGATGAAGTTCGTGAAGCCATTTTGAATAAAATAGACCGCGGAGTGACAAAACTATCAGCATACGGCGGCTATACCGACCAAGAACGGCCAATTATCATGTGTGTTGTGGATCAAACGGAGTTCACAAAATTGAAACAATTGGTCCAATCCATTGACCCTGCTGCATTTGTCATTGTCATGGATGCTTCAGAGGTATTGGGCGAGGGTTTTAAAAGAGCTTGA
- the cccB gene encoding cytochrome c551: MKKKLLALLMGTSLALAACGGGGDEAGGGDTAGADPEKLFNQKCSSCHGGNLEGGVGPKLSDVGSRLSQDEIESVIANGQGSMPPKLLEGDDASAVAEWLANKK; this comes from the coding sequence TTGAAGAAGAAATTATTAGCTCTATTAATGGGAACCTCCTTGGCACTGGCAGCTTGCGGTGGCGGCGGCGATGAAGCTGGCGGCGGAGACACAGCTGGTGCGGATCCGGAAAAGCTTTTTAACCAGAAATGTTCAAGTTGCCATGGCGGCAATCTTGAAGGCGGCGTAGGACCGAAATTAAGTGATGTGGGTTCTCGTTTATCTCAAGATGAAATTGAAAGTGTAATTGCGAACGGCCAGGGTTCAATGCCTCCGAAACTGCTTGAAGGCGACGATGCATCAGCAGTAGCTGAATGGCTGGCAAACAAAAAATAA